A genome region from Natronosalvus rutilus includes the following:
- a CDS encoding DUF7560 family zinc ribbon protein, with protein sequence MTTYEFTCPGCGQRGPVDGDVRNATVEYGCPVCGTEVSREHFLVH encoded by the coding sequence ATGACAACTTACGAATTTACCTGTCCAGGCTGCGGCCAGCGAGGACCCGTGGATGGCGACGTACGCAACGCGACGGTCGAATACGGGTGTCCAGTCTGCGGAACGGAGGTTTCCCGCGAACACTTTCTCGTCCACTGA